The following DNA comes from Noviherbaspirillum sp. L7-7A.
CCTGTCCAACTGGTATAGCTCGCTTTATGGCATCGTCGGCGAGGTCCAGGCTAACCGGCACCAGGCGATCAGCGCACTCGTGGCGGCAATTGCAGCCGAACGGCCGCGTTGGGACGTCCTGGACCTGCATCCGCTGGATCCGGCAGACCCCTCCTTCGCAGCATTGCTGCAGGCGCTGAATGCGGCGGGCATGGCGACGCAGCGCTATTTCTGCTTTCACAACTGGTATCTCGATGTCGCCGGACGCTGTTACGACGATTACGCGGCCGGACTACCGTCGCGCCTGAAGAACACGCTCAAGCGCAAGGGACGGCAACTGGAAAAGTCCGGGCGTGCGCGGTTCGACATCGTGACCGGCGGCGAGCAGCTGGAAAGCGCGATTGCCGCTTATGAGAAGGTGTATGCAGCGAGCTGGAAGTCGCCCGAGCCTTCACCGGAATTCATGCCGGGCCTGATGCGGCTTTGCGCCGGCCAAGGCTGGCTGCGGCTGGGAATAGCGACCGTGGATGGCGAACCGGCCGCGGCGCAGCTCTGGATCGCCTGCGCCGGCGTCGCCTCGATCTACAAGCTGGCCTATGACGAACGGTTCGCCAGCCTCTCGGTCGGCTCCCTGCTCACTGAACGGCTGATGCGCCATGTGATCGATATCGACCGGGTGCGCGAAGTCGATTACCTGACCGGGGACGATGCCTACAAGCGCGACTGGATGTCGCACAGTCGCGAGCGCTGCGGGATCATTGCGTTCAATCTGCGCTCGGTGCGCGGCATCGCGGCCGCCATTGTGCACCTGGGCGGCGGCTGGCTGAAAACCGGCCTGCGCCGGCTGCGTGGCGGAGCGGTTGCGCCATAGGGCGTGTCGCTGACTGCAGCAGGAGGTCATGAAGCGGCCATAACAGAACAGGCTCTGGCAGGAACGCCACCAGCCTGCCGCCGCCGTGAGGCTTTACCAGCGCCGCAGCCAGTCGGCTGTCCAGCGCGCCACCTGGTCGCGCCATTCCATGCGGGAAAAAGTATGGTCGGCATCCCGCAGTCGTTCGCGGGCTACGCGCTTGCCACGCATCACCCGGCGCCATCCGCGGCCGGAGGCAAGCGCCTCGAATTCACGGGCGGTGAGATCGGCGCCGCTGGTAATGAACAGCGTATGGCCGCGAAATCGCGAATACCCGTCCAGCATCTTTTCCGGCAGGCCGGGACTGACGGCTTGCGCGGCCTCCCCTGGCTGGCTGGTTGCCGGTGCCGGTGCCGAGGTGCCACGCGCCGCCTTGCCAAGCAGCCCGCGGAACGAACGCAAGGCCGCAGCCAGGTCGAAGCGGCCGGCCGCAATCTTCGTCCACAGTCCCCGGTCGAACAGCCTGGAAAGGTAATAGTGCCGCAGGTAGGCACGCGCCGCGCCTTCCTCGGTGCGGGCCCAGGGATTGAGCAGGACCATGCCGGTCACCCGCTGGTCCCGGTGCGCATAGAACATGGCTGCCGATGCGGCGTCGCACAAGCCCCAAAGCACCACTTCCCTTGTACCGGGCACTTCGGTGAAGAACGTGTCGATGGCGGCGCACAGGTCCGCCTCCACGTCGGAAAAATCACGGGGATCGCCTTCGCTGTCTCCCATGCCGCGATAGTCGAATCGCAGCACCGGCACGCCCTGCGACGCCAGTTCGCGGGCCAGCAGGGTGAACTGGCGATGGCTGCCGACCCGGTATTGCGGACCGCCGACGACCATCACCACGCCCCGTGCCGACAGCGGCACGTTTGCCGGCAGCGACAGCACGCCGTACAGCCAGCAACCTTCGCAATGAAAACCGATGCCGCGCTCCACGATGTTCAAGCCGGCTCCTTCATCAGCAGGGCCAGGCTGGCATCGAGCAGCGCGGGCGCCTCGGTAATTTCCTGGCTGCTCCAGAAAGCGGGCCCGTGTATGGTCTGCGTCGACAGCTGCCAGCCCTGCTCCACGCAGCGCGCCGCAGCCGCGGCACGCGCCTGCGGCATGGCGCGCCCGGCTTGCGGCACCACATCCAGCCACTGCACCGCGCATTCCGGCCGGACCATGCCGGCCAGCGCAATGTCATCAATGGCTGCCGCCAGCGCCGGCGCCAGGGCATAGCCCGCGATTTCCAGGGCGGCGCCCTCGGCCAGGCGGCGCCGCAGCGCATCGACGCCGCCTGCCTCGCCTTTGCCGGCGGCCAGCATGTCGGCTGCCAGCTTCAGCCGAAGAAACTGGGTCAGGTAGGCGGCCCCGTCGGTCACCGGCTGCCATAGCAGAAGCGAGGCCAGATCGTTCCGCTTCCGGGCAACATCGAGCGCCAGCAAGGCACCTAGCCGCAGCCCCCATAGTGTCGGCGCAATGTCGGCCTGGGTGCGTAGCCAGGCCAGCGCGCATTCGGCATCGGCGCGCCAGATGTCCCAACGCGCATCGGCGGCATCGCCTTCGCTGTCGCCGCATCCGTAAAGATCAAGCTGGAGTACGCCGATGCCGTGCTGCGCCAGCAGCCGCGCCTGAC
Coding sequences within:
- a CDS encoding hydrolase 1, exosortase A system-associated, with the translated sequence MERGIGFHCEGCWLYGVLSLPANVPLSARGVVMVVGGPQYRVGSHRQFTLLARELASQGVPVLRFDYRGMGDSEGDPRDFSDVEADLCAAIDTFFTEVPGTREVVLWGLCDAASAAMFYAHRDQRVTGMVLLNPWARTEEGAARAYLRHYYLSRLFDRGLWTKIAAGRFDLAAALRSFRGLLGKAARGTSAPAPATSQPGEAAQAVSPGLPEKMLDGYSRFRGHTLFITSGADLTAREFEALASGRGWRRVMRGKRVARERLRDADHTFSRMEWRDQVARWTADWLRRW
- a CDS encoding GNAT family N-acetyltransferase, coding for MFFGLPWFTHLAASGLEGDALLRLYGVREKDDGNTVLMLPMRELSARYGVRRLEGLSNWYSSLYGIVGEVQANRHQAISALVAAIAAERPRWDVLDLHPLDPADPSFAALLQALNAAGMATQRYFCFHNWYLDVAGRCYDDYAAGLPSRLKNTLKRKGRQLEKSGRARFDIVTGGEQLESAIAAYEKVYAASWKSPEPSPEFMPGLMRLCAGQGWLRLGIATVDGEPAAAQLWIACAGVASIYKLAYDERFASLSVGSLLTERLMRHVIDIDRVREVDYLTGDDAYKRDWMSHSRERCGIIAFNLRSVRGIAAAIVHLGGGWLKTGLRRLRGGAVAP
- a CDS encoding hydrolase 2, exosortase A system-associated; protein product: MPAAPSHPPARPFFLQAKPGKRFCLYHPPQGATRGMVLHLPAHAEEMNKSRRMVARQARLLAQHGIGVLQLDLYGCGDSEGDAADARWDIWRADAECALAWLRTQADIAPTLWGLRLGALLALDVARKRNDLASLLLWQPVTDGAAYLTQFLRLKLAADMLAAGKGEAGGVDALRRRLAEGAALEIAGYALAPALAAAIDDIALAGMVRPECAVQWLDVVPQAGRAMPQARAAAAARCVEQGWQLSTQTIHGPAFWSSQEITEAPALLDASLALLMKEPA